In a genomic window of Chryseobacterium sp. G0162:
- a CDS encoding alpha/beta hydrolase produces the protein MNNWFKILYLFVFSFFTLGKAQEKLIIGEKQTLFSKVLNENREIWVHLPKTYMDTTINPAKYPVIYLLDGEINFEYYTGLTDFIARTPYADIPECIVVGIKNTERTRDLTPTKSQKKSPVNPTVTLFADSGGSENFVKFMQNELKPFISKNYRTQEYSVLVGHSFGGLFAINTFLTHPEYFNAFVANDPSLWWDNEVTISRTQNYLEKNKKFPTHKSLYVSQADNEEQQKNWNSDMTQAIEKFKGIVEKNGTLNYKHRFFEGETHGTVSYPGNYEALKFIFKGFRTDIKQIAKNPSLLETEYKTFSEKMGAEFKPSESYLNVVLKFMKSNDFKESETYFMNLKNKLYPKVK, from the coding sequence ATGAACAATTGGTTTAAAATTTTATATCTATTTGTATTTTCATTTTTCACATTGGGAAAAGCTCAGGAAAAGCTTATAATAGGAGAGAAGCAGACTTTATTTTCGAAGGTTTTGAATGAGAACAGGGAAATCTGGGTTCATCTGCCTAAAACATACATGGATACCACCATCAATCCGGCAAAATATCCGGTTATCTATCTTTTAGACGGTGAAATTAACTTTGAATACTATACGGGATTAACGGATTTTATCGCGAGAACTCCTTATGCTGATATTCCGGAATGTATTGTTGTGGGAATTAAAAATACAGAACGCACAAGAGATCTTACCCCTACAAAATCACAAAAGAAAAGTCCGGTAAATCCTACAGTAACGCTTTTTGCGGACAGTGGCGGAAGCGAAAACTTTGTAAAATTCATGCAGAACGAACTGAAGCCTTTCATCAGTAAAAACTACAGAACACAGGAGTATTCTGTTTTGGTGGGACATTCATTTGGCGGCTTGTTTGCTATCAATACTTTTCTTACCCATCCGGAATATTTCAATGCATTTGTAGCCAATGATCCGAGTTTATGGTGGGATAATGAAGTAACGATTTCAAGAACACAAAATTATCTGGAAAAAAATAAAAAGTTTCCTACTCACAAATCTTTATACGTTTCTCAGGCTGATAATGAAGAACAGCAGAAAAACTGGAATTCTGATATGACACAAGCCATTGAGAAGTTTAAAGGGATCGTAGAGAAAAATGGGACTCTGAACTACAAACACCGTTTTTTTGAAGGCGAAACACATGGAACCGTTTCTTATCCTGGAAATTATGAAGCTTTAAAATTTATATTCAAAGGTTTCAGAACAGATATTAAGCAGATTGCTAAGAATCCATCTTTATTGGAAACTGAATATAAAACATTCTCTGAAAAAATGGGGGCAGAATTCAAACCTTCAGAATCCTATCTGAATGTAGTTCTTAAATTTATGAAAAGTAATGATTTCAAAGAATCTGAAACTTATTTTATGAACCTTAAAAACAAACTTTATCCTAAGGTTAAATAA
- a CDS encoding Crp/Fnr family transcriptional regulator, protein MVEKLLQSGIHWEHKEFKRNEFLKISGSTDTQIYFIEKGSVRIFMTDDNEERIIRFGYTGNIIVSLDSFLSGKPSELYIQAIKKTIVKVASKKDFYEFIHSREEHMEFWMSVLEDLVLQQLEREKDLLINAPSERFERVLKRSPKLFQEVPNKYIANYLRMSPETLSRLKKS, encoded by the coding sequence ATGGTTGAAAAATTACTTCAAAGCGGAATTCATTGGGAGCATAAGGAATTTAAACGGAATGAGTTTCTGAAGATCTCGGGAAGTACAGATACCCAGATTTATTTTATAGAAAAGGGGAGTGTGAGGATCTTCATGACGGATGACAATGAAGAAAGGATTATCCGTTTCGGATATACAGGAAATATTATTGTTTCTCTGGACTCTTTTCTTTCCGGGAAACCATCGGAGCTTTATATTCAGGCGATTAAGAAGACTATTGTAAAAGTGGCTTCAAAAAAGGATTTCTATGAATTTATTCATTCTAGGGAAGAGCATATGGAATTTTGGATGAGTGTTTTGGAGGATCTTGTATTGCAACAGCTGGAAAGAGAAAAAGACTTATTAATTAATGCTCCCAGTGAACGTTTTGAAAGAGTATTAAAACGGAGTCCGAAGTTATTTCAGGAAGTACCCAATAAATATATTGCCAATTATCTCAGAATGTCACCTGAAACGTTATCCAGGCTTAAAAAATCTTGA
- a CDS encoding isocitrate lyase/phosphoenolpyruvate mutase family protein yields the protein MIGFKNLHHEEEPLLLGNVWNVQSAKVYENLGYKALATSSSAVAMSLGYEDGEQMSFEEYFYIIKRIKESVSIPLSVDLEGGYGSSPQIIASHIINLLEIGVVGINLEDSYINDGERKLLDRDVYFEKLSNILSMLKKRRSEIFINVRIDPFLLRMENALEETLLRVTLFEKLAIDGVFIPGMTQEADIKTVINATTLPVNVMAMPDLPDFETLKRAGVKRITSGAFSNRHIYHELEKISDTIINNKSFSALFI from the coding sequence ATGATCGGTTTCAAAAATCTACATCACGAAGAAGAACCTTTATTATTAGGTAACGTGTGGAATGTGCAGAGCGCAAAAGTATATGAAAATTTAGGGTATAAAGCACTGGCCACTTCAAGCTCAGCTGTAGCAATGAGTTTAGGATATGAAGATGGAGAACAGATGAGTTTCGAAGAGTATTTTTATATCATTAAAAGAATAAAAGAATCCGTTTCCATCCCATTATCTGTAGATCTGGAAGGAGGTTATGGAAGTTCTCCTCAAATAATCGCATCCCATATTATCAACCTCTTGGAAATAGGTGTAGTTGGGATCAATTTGGAAGATTCATATATTAATGACGGCGAGAGAAAGCTTTTAGACAGAGATGTATATTTTGAAAAATTAAGCAATATTCTGTCAATGCTGAAAAAGAGAAGAAGTGAAATTTTTATCAATGTAAGAATCGATCCTTTTTTATTAAGAATGGAAAATGCATTAGAAGAAACTTTATTAAGAGTCACGCTATTTGAAAAACTTGCTATTGACGGAGTATTTATTCCAGGTATGACCCAAGAAGCTGATATTAAAACAGTGATTAATGCAACAACACTTCCGGTTAATGTAATGGCTATGCCTGACCTTCCGGATTTTGAGACGTTAAAAAGAGCAGGAGTAAAAAGAATTACTTCAGGAGCCTTTTCAAACAGGCATATTTATCATGAACTGGAAAAAATCAGTGATACAATTATTAATAACAAAAGCTTTTCAGCACTTTTCATCTGA
- a CDS encoding DinB family protein: protein MKISTITLLEELKDRTGQHLQCAETLLLKSDNDLNFRMDTDSWSVLECLEHLNRYGTFYIPEISHRISSSKTSSKSDFKPGILGNYFAKSMLPKDKLNKMNTLKAMNPIHSQLNKEVVNEFIKQQEQLLDLLDKASTINLEKTKTAISISKLITLKLGDTFRFVIYHNARHIAQAERVLRNI from the coding sequence ATGAAAATTTCAACCATAACTTTATTAGAGGAGTTAAAAGACAGAACCGGACAACATTTACAATGTGCTGAAACTCTTTTGTTGAAGTCAGACAATGATCTGAATTTCAGAATGGATACTGATAGCTGGAGTGTACTGGAATGTCTTGAACATCTCAACCGCTACGGAACCTTTTATATCCCTGAAATTTCCCATAGGATTTCTTCTTCAAAAACAAGCTCAAAATCTGATTTTAAACCAGGAATTCTTGGGAACTATTTTGCTAAAAGTATGCTTCCCAAAGATAAACTCAATAAGATGAACACCCTTAAGGCGATGAACCCCATTCACAGCCAATTGAATAAAGAGGTGGTGAATGAATTCATAAAACAACAAGAACAATTACTTGATCTATTGGACAAAGCAAGCACTATCAATCTGGAAAAAACAAAAACAGCGATCAGTATTTCAAAATTAATAACCTTGAAATTGGGAGATACTTTCCGTTTTGTGATCTATCATAATGCCAGACATATAGCTCAGGCAGAAAGAGTTTTAAGGAATATATAA
- a CDS encoding methylated-DNA--[protein]-cysteine S-methyltransferase, producing the protein MEFIHQKTIQTPLGEMIACATDQGVCLLEFTDRKNFEKQLKALSTTLKAEIVEKDHLHFQQLEEELKEYFEGKRSKFEVPLFTTGTEFQEKVWQLLREIPMGETRTYKQQSEFLGNPKAIRAVGTANGINKIAILIPCHRVIGSNGELVGYAGGIWRKQKLLELEKAILF; encoded by the coding sequence ATGGAATTCATACATCAAAAAACAATACAGACTCCGTTGGGAGAGATGATTGCCTGCGCAACAGATCAGGGAGTCTGCCTGCTGGAATTTACAGACAGAAAAAATTTTGAAAAACAGCTGAAAGCATTATCAACAACACTGAAAGCCGAAATTGTAGAAAAAGATCATCTTCATTTTCAGCAATTGGAAGAAGAACTAAAGGAATATTTTGAAGGAAAAAGATCTAAGTTTGAAGTTCCTTTATTCACCACAGGTACTGAATTTCAGGAAAAAGTATGGCAATTGCTCAGGGAAATTCCAATGGGAGAGACCAGAACGTATAAACAACAGTCCGAATTTCTGGGAAACCCAAAAGCTATACGTGCCGTAGGAACAGCTAATGGGATCAATAAAATTGCGATTTTAATCCCGTGTCACCGTGTGATTGGTTCCAATGGGGAGCTGGTAGGGTATGCAGGTGGAATCTGGAGAAAACAAAAATTGCTGGAACTGGAAAAGGCTATTTTGTTTTAA